Genomic DNA from Bosea sp. (in: a-proteobacteria):
CCTTGCTTGCGATTCCTGATCCTTATGCCGATAAATCTTGACGAGGCGGGCCAGATCGGGCCATTCCACACCCCGCCATGACCGACGACAGTCGAACCAGCGACCGCCCATCGCCCTCACAGGCCGGCGTGATCGCCCGCCTCCTTGGAGCCCTCAAGCTCAGGGGCGGCCCCACCCTTCGCGACGAGATCGAGGGAGCCCTCGCGCAGAACGGGCGCGACTCGGAGCTGTCGCCCCAGGAACGCGCGATGCTCTCCAATGTGCTGAGCCTGCGCACCAAGCGTGTCGAGGACGTGATGATCCCCCGCGCCGACATCGTGGCCGCGCCGGCGGACATCTCGCTGGGCGATCTTCTGGGCCAGTTCCGCACCGCAGGCCATTCGCGCCTGCCGGTTTATGGCGAGTCGCTCGATGATCCGCGCGGCATGGTCCATATCCGCGATTTCATCGACTTCATCGCCGCCCGGGCCGAGGCCAGCCGCAAGCGCCGCCGCAAGGCAGGAGCCGGCGAAGGCGCCAGCCTCGATCTGGGCGCTGTCGATTTGTCCGCCACGCTGGCCAGCGCGCGCATCCTCAGGCCCGTGCTCTACGTGCCCGCCTCGATGCCGGCCGTTGACCTTCTGGTGCGCATGCAGGCGACCCGGACCCACATGGCGCTGGTCATCGATGAGTATGGCGGCACCGACGGTCTTGTCTCGATCGAGGATCTCGTCGAGATCGTTGTCGGCGACATAGAGGACGAGCACGACGAGGCGGAAAGCGCGGGATTCACCCGCCTCGCCGACGGACGTATCGCTGCCGACGCCCGTGCGCCGCTGGAGGACATGTCCGAGGCGCTGGGCGTCGATCTGGTTTCGGCCCGGCAGGCCGAGGATGTCGACACGCTCGGAGGCCTGATCGTCAGCATCGCAGGGCGGGTTCCCGCCCGGGGCGAACTGATCAAGGGTCCTGACGGCCTCGAATTCGAGATCCTGGATGCCGATCCGCGCCGCATCAAGCGCGTCAGGATCCATCGGCCAAGCGCCGTGGCCATCTCGGGCAATGGCGCCTCGCCAGATGCGCCCGACCGGAGCGGGTGATGCTCTTTCGCCTTGCCGAAGCGGTGATGCTGAGCTGGGGCTGGCGGCGCAGGCTGATCGCCCTGGCCTGCGGCGCAGCCGGCGCGCTCACGCTCGCGCCGTTCGGCCTGTGGCCGCTTCTGGTCATCCCCTTCTCTGCGGCGGTCTGGCTGCTCGATGGCGTCGCTTCGCCCTCGCGGCTGCGAAGGCTCGGCCATGCCATGCTTGATGGCTGGTTCTGGGGCCTGGGCTATTTCCTCTCCGGGCTGTGGTGGCTCGGCTCGGCCTTCCTCGTCGAGGCCGACCGCTTTTTGTGGGCGATGCCGATGGGCGTGCTGGGTCTGCCCATGGTCCTCGCCATGTTCCCGGCTTTCGGCTTTGTGCTGGCGCAGCTGCTGTGGCGCCCTGGCCTTGGCCGCATCGGCGCGCTGGCGGGCGCGCTCGGGCTCAGCGAATTCGCGCGGGGGGCGCTGTTCACCGGCTTTC
This window encodes:
- a CDS encoding HlyC/CorC family transporter, with amino-acid sequence MTDDSRTSDRPSPSQAGVIARLLGALKLRGGPTLRDEIEGALAQNGRDSELSPQERAMLSNVLSLRTKRVEDVMIPRADIVAAPADISLGDLLGQFRTAGHSRLPVYGESLDDPRGMVHIRDFIDFIAARAEASRKRRRKAGAGEGASLDLGAVDLSATLASARILRPVLYVPASMPAVDLLVRMQATRTHMALVIDEYGGTDGLVSIEDLVEIVVGDIEDEHDEAESAGFTRLADGRIAADARAPLEDMSEALGVDLVSARQAEDVDTLGGLIVSIAGRVPARGELIKGPDGLEFEILDADPRRIKRVRIHRPSAVAISGNGASPDAPDRSG